The stretch of DNA GCTGCGAAAGCCGTTGCCTTGTTTACGTGCTTGCTGTTTGCGGGCGTTGCGGCAATGGGGGCAGCGGGCAGGTTCGTTTTCAAAGCCCTTTGCTGCGTAAAATTCCTGCTCCCCTGCAGTAAAGGTAAAGTCGTTTCCACAGTCTTTACAATTTAAAGTTTTGTCAGAATACACCGAGGATCTCTCCCGTTTAATATTACTCCCTAGAGGCAAATCCAACCCCTATCACTCGCCACCTGTTTGTTTACATATGGGAGGTAGAAAAGTTTAACCTTTAGAGGCAAAATCAGTATATCTTAATTGCCAACAAAAAACAACAGGTTAATTGTAACAAGCTGATTAAGTTAGAATTGGTTGTTCATTCCTCGGATAGATACAAGCAAATCCGCAGAGAATAATTGAGAAATCTTGTAATGATTATGGGGGGTGAAGGTGCCATGATTGATAATCTTGTGCAAAGGGCTTTGACGGCACGGGATGCATTTTTACAACTAAATCAAGAGCAGGTGGATAAGATTGTTAAAAGCATGGCATTGGCCGGTTTGGATAAGCATATGGAACTGGCAAAAATGGCAGTGGAGGAGACCGGGAGAGGGGTATACGAAGATAAGATAACTAAAAACATCTTTGCCACCGAATACATTTATCATAGCATTAAGTATGAAAAGACGGCGGGTATTATTAATGAAAATGAAGAAGAGGATTACTACGAAGTTGCCGAGCCGCTGGGGGTGGTGGCGGCGGTTATTCCGGTTACCAACCCCACTTCCACCACCATGTTCAAGGCCTTAATTTGTGCCAAAAGCAGAAATCCGGTTATTTTTAGTTTTCACCCCGGGGCCCAGCGGTGCAGCGCCGAAGCGGCCAGAATAATGTATCAGGCCGGGCTGGAGGCCGGTGCACCGGAAAATTTTATTTCCTGGATTGAGCAGCCGTCAATTGAATCCACCCAAGCATTGATGGAGCACTTTGGGGTGGCCTTAATATTGGCAACCGGTGGCGCCAAACTGGTGTGCGCCGCCTATAGTGCAGGAAAACCGGCCCTTGGGGTTGGCCCTGGCAATGTACCCTGCTACATAGAGAAGTCAGCAAAAATAAACCGAGCCATTACCGATTTGATACTTAGTAAAACCTTTGATAACGGACTTATTTGTGCCTCTGAACAGGCTGTTATTGTGGATCGGGAAATTGCCGACCGGACGGTGCACTTATTAAAGGAAAACGGCTGCTACTTTTTAAATCCAACTGAAATTGACCGGCTCACCGCTGTTGCCGTAAGCGAAGACCGCACCCATATCAACCCCCAAATAGTGGGCCAGTCGGCACCTGTTATCGCTCAAATGGCCGGCTTGTCTGTTCCTGCATCCACTAAGATACTGGTGGCGCCATTGGAAGGTGTGGGACCTGATTATCCCCTATCCCAGGAAAAGCTTTCTCCGATACTGGCTTTTTACTTGGCCGATGATCACAATCAGGCCATAGAACGATGTGTACAAATGGTGGAATTTGGCGGACTGGGTCATTCGGCGGTGATACATTCAGAAAACCAAGAAATAATTAAAAAGTTTTCTGATACCATACGGGTGGGAAGAATAATTGTGAATTCACCCTGTACCCACGGCGCCATTGGCGATCTGTACAACACCAACATTCCCTCACTGACCTTGGGTTGTGGGTCGTACGGGCGCAATTCTACTACCTCAAATGTGAGTGTGAAAAACTTGATCAATGTGAAACGGGTTGCCAAGCGCAAGGAGAAAATGCAGTGGTTTAAGGTGCCGGACAGAATTTATTTTATGCCCGGTTCGGTACAATATTTAAGTAAGGTGCCAAATGTTGAACGGGTGCTGATAGTAACAGATAAGGTGATGATTGAGCTGGGCTATGTGGATAAGGTGGTTTATCATTTGCGCAAGCGGCAAAATCATGTGGCCATCGAGGTTTTTGACCGGGTGGAACCGGACCCGCCATTGGAGATGGTTAACTTAGGTGTGGATGTCATGAAGCGGTTTAAGCCCGACACACTTATAGCCCTGGGGGGAGGTTCAGCCATTGATGCGGCCAAGGGGATGTGGCTTTTCTATGAGCACCCCCAGGTACAGTTTGAGTTCTTACGTTTAAAATTTATAGATATTCGCAAACGCACCTATAAATATCCCAAGCTGGGACGCAAAGTAAAGCTTATTGCCATACCGACCACCAGCGGCACCGGATCAGAGGTGACGGCTTTTACCGTTATTAGCGATAAGGGCTTGCAAATAAAGTATCCCTTGGCGGATTATGAACTTACACCGGATGTGGCCATAATAGATTCGGATTTTGTGATGTCTATTCCGCCGGAAGTTACCGCCGACACAGGAATAGATGTGCTTACCCATGCCATAGAAGCCTATGTATCGGTGATGGCATCGGACTACACCGATGCCCTGGCCATGAAAGCCATAGAACTGGTGTTTAAGTACCTACCCCGGGCCTATAGGAATGGTGATAATAAGGAAGCGAGGACAAAAATGCATAATGCTTCTACCATGGCCGGTATGGCCTTTACCAACGCATTTTTAGGAATAAATCACAGTTTAGCCCATAAATTAGGTGGCCAGTTCGGCATATCCCACGGGCGGGCCAACGCAATTATGCTGCCCCACGTCATAGCTTATAACGCATCGCCGCCCAGTAAGTTTGCTTCTTTTCCTAACTATGAGCATTATGTGGCCCATATTAAATACCAGGAAATAGCTAAGAATTTAGGTCTGCCTGCCGGAGACCCCACCGAGGGTGTGAACAGTCTAATCAATGCCATTTATAATTTGCTGCGAGAACTTAACATGCCCCTTTCTTTGGCACAGACCGGTATAAATGAAAGGGAATTCGAGGCGGCGGTGGACCAACTGGCCGAGCGGGCCTTTGAAGACCAGTGTACCACCAGCAATCCCCGAATGCCCCTGATAGCCGAACTGGCTCAATTATACCGACAGGCCTATAAGGGAGAAGAAGTACCACTTTAAAAGTTTTTTCACAAAAAGGAATCCCGCCGGTTCTATCACCGCCGGGATTTATTCTTTTGGCTTTAACTCTTCCAGCCCCACCGAACAAAGTATTTCATCTAAAAGTTCTTTGTTAACTTCAAAAATATCAATTACAGCCTGATCTTTCAACAAAAATCACCCCTTATAAAGTGTTGACTTTATCATTCTATGCAGCTGTGGAATAAATAGTACTATAAAATGAACGGAAAAGTTGGTGCTGCGGGTGCGTCCCGGCAGTAAGTTGAAGGCAGGAAAGACAGCAAGGACGTTGAATGATATAATGCAATACATTTAGAAAGGTGGAAGTATAGTGACATACAAGATCGATGTAGATAAGTTTGTGAAGGAAAACCAACAACAAATTGAAGCCCTGGTAAACGCTTCCCTTAATCGGGCCGGTAAAATTGTTGAAGAGAAAGTAAAGGCCGGTGAGTTGCGACCTGCCCTTCAAGATATTATGCCTTTAATGCTATATGAAATATTGATAACCAATACCGTTTCTACCCTAAGGTTGGCTGCCGATATGATTGAAGAGAGTAAAAGGGAGCTCGAAGGGACGGAAAAATAAAAAAAACACCTGGACAAAAACATATGTTTGGTGTAATATTAGACAAACATATGTTTCCAGGAGGTGCCAAGGTGCGGATGAATGTGCCTACGGTAGATGCAAGGCTGCGTAAACAGCCATCCTTTACCGCCAAACCGGTGGTGAAAGTAAGAAGAGTTAAGGCTGATTTTACCGGTCAAGTGGCCGGTTGGTTAGCAAGTGACGATACCCTTATTGCCAAAATATTTGCTTATTCAATACTGTTTGCCGCAATGGCAACTATGCTTGTAAAGATTTTTGCTTTTCTGTGCTGGCAGTGAGTATAAATAAGCGGATTTAATCAAAAGTTATACTTGTGTAGGGGGTTAAAATGGCAAGGCTGGATTTAGACAATGAAGAAGTGCTGGTAAAGTTGCTGGCAGATCTATACTACGCACAAAAACATATATTGTTCCAAGAAATGGTAATTGAAAAATTTATGGAGCGGGTAGGTTTAAGTGAGGAAGAAACCATTGCGGTTTTAAAAAAAATGGTTGAAAACAAATGGCTGGTAACCCATGGTTTTAAGCCCAAGTTCTTTTTAAGGCCCGGTTTTGTAAGCAGCTTTCCGGTGGTAGTAAGTAAAACCGGGCTTAAACTTCTAAAAACAGAGGATTAGAGAAAATAGGGGGGTAAAAATGATACAAAGGCGCCAGAAGCA from Desulfofalx alkaliphila DSM 12257 encodes:
- a CDS encoding zinc-ribbon domain containing protein, whose translation is MYSDKTLNCKDCGNDFTFTAGEQEFYAAKGFENEPARCPHCRNARKQQARKQGNGFRSRGPRQMYAVVCAQCGVETEVPFEPSGNRPVYCRDCFNASRNY
- the adhE gene encoding bifunctional acetaldehyde-CoA/alcohol dehydrogenase yields the protein MIDNLVQRALTARDAFLQLNQEQVDKIVKSMALAGLDKHMELAKMAVEETGRGVYEDKITKNIFATEYIYHSIKYEKTAGIINENEEEDYYEVAEPLGVVAAVIPVTNPTSTTMFKALICAKSRNPVIFSFHPGAQRCSAEAARIMYQAGLEAGAPENFISWIEQPSIESTQALMEHFGVALILATGGAKLVCAAYSAGKPALGVGPGNVPCYIEKSAKINRAITDLILSKTFDNGLICASEQAVIVDREIADRTVHLLKENGCYFLNPTEIDRLTAVAVSEDRTHINPQIVGQSAPVIAQMAGLSVPASTKILVAPLEGVGPDYPLSQEKLSPILAFYLADDHNQAIERCVQMVEFGGLGHSAVIHSENQEIIKKFSDTIRVGRIIVNSPCTHGAIGDLYNTNIPSLTLGCGSYGRNSTTSNVSVKNLINVKRVAKRKEKMQWFKVPDRIYFMPGSVQYLSKVPNVERVLIVTDKVMIELGYVDKVVYHLRKRQNHVAIEVFDRVEPDPPLEMVNLGVDVMKRFKPDTLIALGGGSAIDAAKGMWLFYEHPQVQFEFLRLKFIDIRKRTYKYPKLGRKVKLIAIPTTSGTGSEVTAFTVISDKGLQIKYPLADYELTPDVAIIDSDFVMSIPPEVTADTGIDVLTHAIEAYVSVMASDYTDALAMKAIELVFKYLPRAYRNGDNKEARTKMHNASTMAGMAFTNAFLGINHSLAHKLGGQFGISHGRANAIMLPHVIAYNASPPSKFASFPNYEHYVAHIKYQEIAKNLGLPAGDPTEGVNSLINAIYNLLRELNMPLSLAQTGINEREFEAAVDQLAERAFEDQCTTSNPRMPLIAELAQLYRQAYKGEEVPL